Within Xanthomonas oryzae pv. oryzae, the genomic segment GACAGGTGCGGTGAGCATAGCATCGGCCTCCAGCCAGCTGCCGGCCCGATGACCTGGCTGCGCGGGCGCGCGGGCGACGGCGGTAGAATTGAGACTACTTTCGCAGCCAAGTCCTGCCATGTCGCAGCGCCAGTGGGTGGCCGCCGCCATCCAGAAGATCGAAGCCGATTTCAATCGTTCGGCCGACACCCATCTGATCCCGATGGATCTGCAGGGCTATCCGGGCATCGATCTGTACTTCAAGGACGAGTCCAGCCACCCGACCGGCAGCCTCAAGCACCGTCTGGCGCGCTCGCTGTTCCTGTACGCGCTGACCAACGGTTGGCTGCGCGCCGGGCGCCCGGTGATCGAGGCGTCCAGCGGCTCCACCGCCATTTCCGAAGCGTATTTCGCGCGCCTGCTGGGCGTGCCCTTCATCGCGGTGATGCCGGCTTCGACCTCGCCGGAGAAGATCGCTGCGATCGAATTCCAGGGTGGTCGTTGCCATCTGGTCGCGCGCGCCTGCGATCTGGACAGCGCCTCGCACCAGCTTGCGCACGAGACCGGCGGGCACTTCATGGACCAGTTCACTTACGCCGAGCGTGCCACCGATTGGCGCGCCAACAACAACATCGCCGAATCGATCTTCAAGCAACTGGCCGAGGAGCCGCACCCGATTCCGGACTGGATCGTGTGCAGCCCCGGCACCGGCGGCACCAGCGCCACCTTGGGCCGCTACGTGCGCTATCGGCGCCACGCCACCCGCATCCTCTGCGCCGATCCGGAAGTGTCGGTGTTCTTCGACGGCTATTGCCGCACGGTGGATGGCCACTGCCCCAAGGAGCTGGCCATCACCGGCGGCTCGCGCATCGAGGGCATCGGCCGCCCACGGGTGGAGTCGAGCTTCATTGCCAGCTGCGTGGACGTGATGATCAAGGTACCCGATGCATTGAGCCTGGCGGCGATGCGGCACGTCAGCGCCACGCTCGGCCGCCGCGTCGGTGGCTCCACCGGCACCAACTTCGTTGGCGTGCTGCATGCCGCCCGCCGCATGCGCGACGAGGGCCGGCAGGGCTCCATCGTCACCATCCTGTGCGATGCCGGCGAGCGTTACGCGCACAGTTATTACGATCCGGCCTGGTACGTGGCGCGCGAGATCGATGTCAGCGACAACGATGCGGCCATTGCGCTGGCCGTGAATGGCGGCGATTTGCCTGCTTTGCCTTGTGCAGCGCTGGAATGACCGCCATATCGGGCAATCATCCAGTCCACCACCGGAGCGCCCCATGACCAACCCGCTGCTCGATCTGTCCGGACTGCCGTCCTTCGATGCGATCCGCCCCGAACACGTGGGCCCGGCGATCGACCAATTGCTCGCCGAGGCCGAGGCGGCGGTGAAGGCAGCCGAGCAGGTCAGCCCGGTGCGCTGGGACAGCTTCGTGACGCCGCTGGACGATGCCACCGAGCGGCTGTGGCGTGCGTGGGCGCAGGTGGGGCATCTGCAGGCGGTGGTCAACACGCCGGAGCTGCGCGAGGCCTACAACAGCAATCTGCCCAAGGTGAGCCGCTTCGGCAGCGCGCTGGGTCAGAATCTGGCGCTGTATGCGCAATACAAGGCGCTGGCGCAATCGCCGGAAGCCGCACACTTCGATGAAGCCCGTCGCAAGGTGCTGGAAAACGCGCTGCGCGATTTCCGCCTGGGCGGTGCCGAGCTCGATGACGCCGCCAAGGCGCGGTTTGCGCAAATCCAGGAAGAACTCTCGGCATTGGCGGCCAAGTTTTTGCAGAACGTGCTCGACGCCACCGATGCGTGGTGTTACCTCACCGAAGACGACACGCAGTTATCAGGGCTGCCGGCCGAAGTGATCGCTGCGGCACGCGCTGCCGCAGAACAGGACCGCGTGCCAGGTTGGAAATTCACCTTGCAGATGCCGTGCTATCTGCCGGTGCAAACCGATGCGGACAGCCGCGAGTTGCGCGCGCTGTTGTATCGCGCCAATGCCGAGCGCGCGTCCGAATTTGGCGATGCCGCGCTGGACAACAGCGCCAACATCGATCGCATTCTGGCCTTGCGCGCCGAGTTGGCACAGCTGCTCGGCTTCGCCAGCTACGCGGACTATTCCGTCGCTACCAAGATGGCGCAGAGCCCCGATGAAGTGATGGGCTTTCTGCGCGATCTGGCCGTGCGTGCCAAGCCGCACGCGCAGCGTGACCGTGCCGAGCTGGAAGCCTTTGCGCGCGACGAACTCGGTCTGCACGACCTGCATGCCTGGGACCTGGCGTACGCATCGGAAAAGCTCAAGCAGGCGCGTTACAGCTTCTCCGAGCAGGAGGTGAAACAGTACTTCACCGAGCCGAAGGTGCTGGCCGGCCTGTTCGATGTGATCCACAGCCTGTACGGGCTTACGGTCAAGCCGGACAGCGCGCCGGTGTGGCATCCGGATGTGCGGTTTTACCGGCTGGAAGATGCGCAAGGCGCCCTGGTCGGCCAGTTCTATCTGGACCTGTATGCGCGCGAGGGCAAGCGCGGTGGCGCGTGGATGGACGACTGCCGCAATCGTCGCACCACCGCCAACGGGGTGCAGACGCCGCTGGTGTATCTGGTGTGCAACTTCGGCCGCGGTAGCGGCAATGCACCGGCCACCTTCCGCCACGGCGAAGTCACCACGCTGTTCCATGAGATGGGCCACGGCCTGCATCAGTTGCTGACGCGTATCGGCGAGCTGGGTGTAGCGGGTATCAACGGCGTGGAGTGGGATGCAGTCGAGTTGCCGAGCCAGTTCATGGAAAACTTCTGCTGGGAATGGGAGCGCGTGCAGGCAATGACCGCACACGTGCAGACCGGCGAGCCGCTGCCGCGCAACCTGTTCGATCGCCTGCTGGCAGCACGCAATTTCCAGAGCGGCATGTTCACCGTGCGCCAGCTGGAATTCGCCTTGTTCGATATGCAGCTGCACAGCAACTTCGACCCGAGCCGAGACAGCTTGCTGCAACTCATCGAGCGCGTGCGTGACGAAGTGGCGGTCAATCGGCCGCCGGCCTGGAATCGCTTCCCGCATCAGTTCAGCCACATCTTCGCAGGCGGCTACGCAGCCGGCTATTACAGCTACAAATGGGCCGAAGTGCTCAGTGCCGATGCCTATGCTGCGTTCGAAGAGGCGCCGGAGCAGGTAGCTGACACTGGCGCACGTTTCCGCCATGAAGTGTTGTCGCGCGGCGGCAGCCGCAGCGCGGCTGACAATTTCCGTGCTTTCCGTGGGCGCGCGCCAAGTATCGATGCGTTGCTGCGCCACAGTGGCATGGCCGGCTGATACAGCGGTATGGCGCGCCGGTCGCCGGCGCGCCTTCGATGAACGCATGCACAACCGGCCACGCCGGGCTGGGCGGCGTATTGCAGAATTTACGCGGCCCGGCCACGGGTTTGCGGCGCCTTTATCGCTGGTCCGGATAGCCTTTGCAGCACCCAAATGCAACGAGGTGGCACATGGCAATCAACTCCGTGTCTTCTGTGGGTTCCCCTGCAGGTCGTCTCATCGACCTGGAAGCCGGCACTTCGGGCCCGGCATCGATCGCAGCACCAACCATAGCGCCCTCCGGCGAGGCCAGGCTGTCTTCGCTGACGCGGGCACCTTCCCGACCTGCACCAAGGCCACCTGCGGACGTTAACGCGCCAGCGCAGACCGCGCATGCAGCAGCGCCGGGAAGGCTGCAGCAGCTGGGTGCCTACGGTGGCCCGGTGCTGGACGCGGCGGCGTCGGGGCTGTCGATGGCTGCCTCGCGGCTGTCTGCCGCGCCGCGGACAGCCGGACTCACCGGGACTGTCAGCGGTGCGCTGTGGGCAGGCGGCGCGGCGATCAACCAACTTGGCAACGTGCCTGCCAATGCCCTGGTATCCGGGGCTAACGCAGTAGGTGCTGCTGCAGGTGTTCTGAGCGCGGTGGCACCGTCGCTGACCGGCAGCGACAACACCAGTGTGGCCTACGCGTCGGCGGCGGCCTGGGCGGTGAACGGCGGCGCCAACCTGCTGCGCGCCGCCAACGATGCCGGACGCGCGTTGCCCAGCCGGGTGCTGCAGGGCGTCAGTGGTGCGGCGAATATGGCCGCTGCCGGGCTGGCGGCCGCCGCAACCGCGGCATCGCAGCAGAATGCGCCGCTCAAGGCGGTCAACCTGGGTACCGCATCGTCGGTGGCCTGGGGCATTGGTGCTTTCGCCGCGCTCGGCTCGGCGTGGACGGCGGCCCCACGCGACGACGCCTCTGTGGAGGCCGCGCCAGCCCAGCCCCAGCGGTCCGACGCTGCGGTTTGAGTCAGTGGTCTGACGTAGCGGTTTCAGCGGATGTACAGAAGCGACGCGGAGCATTGCCAGCGTCGTCGCGACGGCCTGCCTCGGTCCGATGGCCCTGGGCAGGCCGCTTTTTTTCAGACCCGGCCGAACACCAGCGCGCCGTTGGTGCCGCCAAAGCCGAAGCTATTGGACATCACCGTGTTCAAGGTCGCTTCCTGGGTTTGCCGCAGGATCGGGAAACCTTCGGCGCGCGGATCGAGTTCTTCGATATGCGCCGAGCCTGCCATGAAACCATCGCGCAGCATCAGCAAACTGTAGACCGCCTCGTGCACGCTGGCCGCGCCCAGCGAGTGCCCGGACAGCCCCTTGGTCGAGGACAGCGGCGGTACGTTGTCGCCAAACACCTCGCGCACCGCACCCAGTTCGGTGACATCGCCCAATGGGGTGGAGGTGCCATGCGTGTTGAGGTAATCGATCGGGCGATCCAGCCCCTGTATGGCCATGCGCATGCAGCGCACCGCGCCTTCGCCGCTGGGTGCGACCATGTCGGCGCCATCGGAGGTCACGCCATAGCCGAGTAGTTCGGCATGGATGCGTGCGCCGCGTGCGATGGCGTGGTCGTAGTCTTCCAGCACCAGCATGCCGCCACCGCTACCGATGACGAAGCCGTCGCGCTGCGCATCGTACGGGCGCGAGGCCACCGCAGGGCGATCGTTGAAGCCGGTGGACAACGCGCCCATCGCATCGAACATCACGCTCATCGTCCAGTGCAATTCTTCGCCGCCACCGGCGAACATCACATCCTGCGCGCCGTGCCGGATCAGATCGGCCGCCGCGCCGATGCAATGCGCCGAGGTCGCGCAGGCAGCCGATAGCGAGTAGCTCAGGCCGCGGATCTTGAAGGCGGTCGCCAACGAGGCGGACACCGCCGAACACATCGTGCGCGGCACCATGTACGGGCCCACCTTGCGTACGCCACGGTTGCGCAGCAGATCGGCGGTTTCCACCTGCCACTGGCTGGAGCCGCCGCCGGAGCCGGCAATCACACCGGTACGCAGGCCGCTGACGTGCTCGGCGTCCAGCCCGGCATCGGCGATCGCATCGCGCATGGCCAGATAGGCGTAAGCCGAGGCATCGCCCATGAACCGCTTGAGCTTACGGTCGATGAGGCTGTCCAGATCCAGCGCCACCGCGCCACCTACCTGGCTGCGCAAGCCTGCTTCAGCGTGATCGGGGAGCGCGGTGATGCCGGAGCGGCCCTCGCGCAGTGCGCTGGAGACGGTATCCAGATCGTTGCCCAGGCACGAATTGATGCCCATTCCGGTGATGACGACGCGACGCATCAGAAGTTCTCCGTTGAAGTGAACATGCCCACCCGCAGATCCTTGGCGACGTAGATCTCGCGCCCATCCACCAGCATGCGTGCATCGGTCTGCGCCATCACCAGCTTGCGGTTGATCACGCGGCTGACATCGATCTCGTAGCGCACCAGCTGGGCGCTGGGCAGGACCTGTCCGGTGAACTTGACCTCGCCGCAGCCCAGCGCGCGGCCACGGCCCTGCGCGCCGATCCAGGTGAGGAAAAAGCCGGTCAGCTGCCACATTGCATCCAGGCCCAGGCAGCCTGGCATCACCGGGTCGCCGATGAAATGGCAGCCGAAGAACCACAGGTCCGGGCGGATATCCAGTTCGGCACGGATGACCCCCTTGCCATGTGCGCCGCCGGTGTCGCTGATCTCGGTGATGCGGTCGAACATCAGCATCGGATCATTGGGCAAGCGGCCGCTGTCGGGTGCAAACAATTCCCCACGCGCGCTGGCCAGCAATTGGTCGCGCGAGTACGCACTTTGACGAGTCATGACGAAGGTTTCCTGCAAGGAGCGAAAGGCGAAGCCGGGAAGGGTGCATGAGGTCGCGCGGTTCAATCAAACGTTTTATCCGTACGCATGCGTGCTGTTTTCAGCGGATTGCGCAGTGCGGCGAGACATGCGGTACGCGGCAACCGCCGCGCTCGGACCCGCGACGACAGGTTGGCGGTGGACGTGTGTGGTCGGTTGTGCCGTTGGTGTCATCGATGCGGACTCGTTGGTTTGCGATGAGCGGTCGCGCTCGTTTTTCGACCGCGCCGTGGTCCATCTCCACTCAAGGCGTGAGACAGCGCTGGCTTATCATGGGTGCAGGCCTGCGACAGAGAAACCCGCTTGATGCGCAAGATCGTGCACGTGGACATGGATGCGTTCTACGCGTCCGTGGAGCAACGTGACGACCCTGGCCTGCGCGGCAAGCCAGTGGTGGTGGCTTGGCGCGGTGCGCGCTCGGTGGTGTGCGCAGCCTCCTACGAAGCGCGCACCTTCGGCATTCGCTCGGCGATGCCAGCCGTGCGCGCAGAGCGTCTGTGCCCGAATGCGATCTTCGTGCCGCCGGATTTTGTGCGCTACAAGGCGGTATCGCGGCAAGTGCGCGAGATCTTCCACCGGCATACCGATCTGGTCGAGCCGCTGTCGCTGGACGAGGCCTATCTGGATGTCACGCAAGCCAAAACCGGCATGCAGCTGGCCACCGAGATCGCGCAGCTGATCCGCACGCAGATTCGCGAAGAAACCGAGCTCACCGCATCGGCCGGTATCGCGCCGAACAAGTTCCTGGCCAAGATCGCGTCCGATTGGCGCAAGCCCGATGGTCAGTTCGTGATCGCGCCCAGTCGCATCGACGCATTCTTGCTGCCGCTCAAGGTCAATCGCATTCCCGGCGTGGGCAAGGTGATGGATGGCAAGCTGGCGGCACTGGGCATCGTCACCGTGGCCGATCTGCGCCTGCGCCCGTTGGAAGAACTGCAGGCGCATTTCGGCAGTTTCGGGCAAAGCCTGTACCGCCGCGCGCGCGGCATCGACGAACGCCCGGTCGAGCCGGATCAGGACGTGCAGTCGGTTTCCTCGGAAGACACCTTCAGCGAAGATCTCGCGCTTGATGCCTTGGATACGCACATCCTGCGCCTGGCCGAAAAAACCTGGCTGGCCACACGCCGCACCGAGCGTATCGGCCGCACGGTGGTGCTGAAGTTGAAGACCTCCAATTTCCGTATCCTGACCCGCTCCTGCACGCCTGAGCAGCCGCCTGTGTCGCAGGAGGCGCTGGCACAGATCGCGCTGGCACTGACCCGCCGTGTGGAGCTGCCTGCGCAGACGCGCTATCGCCTGGTCGGTGTTGGCCTGAGCGGTTTCAGCAATGTCGAAGAAGGCGCTGTGCAGGGGCAGCTGTTTGGCGAAATTCCCCAGGCCGAGTGAGTGCCATCCACCGGGCATGACGGGCTACATATGTCGCTGACTGTATCGACGCGCTCAGCGAACAATCCAAAGCGCTCCACAGTGTGCGCGCTGCATCCGGCACTGCGTACACTGCGGCTCCCCACACACGAGGCCGTCCGAATGTTTCCGTATTCGCTGGTGATCTTCGATCTGGACGGCACGCTCGTGGACAGCGCGCCCAATATCGCCGAGGCGCTCAACGGCACCTTGCAGGAGCTGGGGCTGCAGCAGTTCAGCGAAGCTAGGATCCGCAGCTGGATCGGCGAAGGCGTGCACGTGTTGCTTGCCACCGCATTGCGCGACGTCGGCAGTACGCGCAACGTCGATGCGGCAATGCCGGTGATGATGCGCCATTACGAAGCGAGCCTGCTGCACAACCCACCGTTATATCCCGGCGTTGCCGAAGCGCTGGCGGGCTTGCGCGATGCCGGCGCCACGCTGGCGCTATGCACCAACAAACCCTCGCGTTTTATCGCGCCGTTGCTGGACCATCTGGGCATCGCCGCGCATTTCAGCAGTGTGCTGGGCGGCGATTCCTTGCCGCAGCGCAAGCCCGACCCGGCACCGCTGCTGCAGCTTGCCAGACACTTCCAGCGCAGCCCACAACACTGCCTGATGGTCGGCGATTCGGCCACCGACGCCGCGGCTGCAAACGCCGCAAACATGCCGCTGGCGATGGTGCGTTACGGTTACCTGCGCGGCTTCGATGTGCAGACCTCCGGTGCGGTGGCCATCATCGACGACATGCGCGAGCTGCTTGCGTTGAAGTAACGTGCGATCACGTAACGCGTCAACCGACGCAGCGCCAGCGTGGACTATTGCAGCAGTCTCAAGATCAGGCATCGGCACCAAGCGGATCACTGTTGAACACGCGCCTGTTTCGCGGAGCGGCCACCGTCATCGGCGTCACCGCGATGAGCCACGCACAGCCAATCCGTTCATGTGATCGAGCAATGCCGCGCGGCGGGCTTCAAAAGGGGACGTGATGGCGAGGCAATGCTGCATGCATCAGCGCGCGCATGGGGCCAGACAAGGCCGTACTGCACCAACCATCAACCGATCACCGAACACTGGCAGCTAACTCAATCGTCCCGAGCTTGGTCTGCATCCGCCACGTCATCGAAGTCAGGCGTGGTATCCGCATCGCCGTGCGTATCGTCGTTATCGGCGCGCGCATAGTGCACGGTTTCCACTGGCCCGCCCACGGCGCGGCCGCGCACCGGCAGCAGTGCGCTAGCGGCTTCGTATTCGGCCAGCAACGCATGGCGTCGCGCTTCCGGCACATCCTGCCAATGACAATCGGCCAACGCGCCTTCCAGCGAATACAGCAGATTGAGGCTGGGCTTGAAGCCAGCGCGTCGCACCTTGACGAACGCGCCCACTGCACCCACCTCCTGCAGGTCCTGCCGCGTGCGCAGGCCGACCTGGCGCAGCCACGCTGCGCTCTT encodes:
- the fabA gene encoding 3-hydroxyacyl-[acyl-carrier-protein] dehydratase FabA, which produces MTRQSAYSRDQLLASARGELFAPDSGRLPNDPMLMFDRITEISDTGGAHGKGVIRAELDIRPDLWFFGCHFIGDPVMPGCLGLDAMWQLTGFFLTWIGAQGRGRALGCGEVKFTGQVLPSAQLVRYEIDVSRVINRKLVMAQTDARMLVDGREIYVAKDLRVGMFTSTENF
- a CDS encoding M3 family metallopeptidase; the encoded protein is MTNPLLDLSGLPSFDAIRPEHVGPAIDQLLAEAEAAVKAAEQVSPVRWDSFVTPLDDATERLWRAWAQVGHLQAVVNTPELREAYNSNLPKVSRFGSALGQNLALYAQYKALAQSPEAAHFDEARRKVLENALRDFRLGGAELDDAAKARFAQIQEELSALAAKFLQNVLDATDAWCYLTEDDTQLSGLPAEVIAAARAAAEQDRVPGWKFTLQMPCYLPVQTDADSRELRALLYRANAERASEFGDAALDNSANIDRILALRAELAQLLGFASYADYSVATKMAQSPDEVMGFLRDLAVRAKPHAQRDRAELEAFARDELGLHDLHAWDLAYASEKLKQARYSFSEQEVKQYFTEPKVLAGLFDVIHSLYGLTVKPDSAPVWHPDVRFYRLEDAQGALVGQFYLDLYAREGKRGGAWMDDCRNRRTTANGVQTPLVYLVCNFGRGSGNAPATFRHGEVTTLFHEMGHGLHQLLTRIGELGVAGINGVEWDAVELPSQFMENFCWEWERVQAMTAHVQTGEPLPRNLFDRLLAARNFQSGMFTVRQLEFALFDMQLHSNFDPSRDSLLQLIERVRDEVAVNRPPAWNRFPHQFSHIFAGGYAAGYYSYKWAEVLSADAYAAFEEAPEQVADTGARFRHEVLSRGGSRSAADNFRAFRGRAPSIDALLRHSGMAG
- the fabB gene encoding beta-ketoacyl-ACP synthase I, yielding MRRVVITGMGINSCLGNDLDTVSSALREGRSGITALPDHAEAGLRSQVGGAVALDLDSLIDRKLKRFMGDASAYAYLAMRDAIADAGLDAEHVSGLRTGVIAGSGGGSSQWQVETADLLRNRGVRKVGPYMVPRTMCSAVSASLATAFKIRGLSYSLSAACATSAHCIGAAADLIRHGAQDVMFAGGGEELHWTMSVMFDAMGALSTGFNDRPAVASRPYDAQRDGFVIGSGGGMLVLEDYDHAIARGARIHAELLGYGVTSDGADMVAPSGEGAVRCMRMAIQGLDRPIDYLNTHGTSTPLGDVTELGAVREVFGDNVPPLSSTKGLSGHSLGAASVHEAVYSLLMLRDGFMAGSAHIEELDPRAEGFPILRQTQEATLNTVMSNSFGFGGTNGALVFGRV
- the dinB gene encoding DNA polymerase IV translates to MRKIVHVDMDAFYASVEQRDDPGLRGKPVVVAWRGARSVVCAASYEARTFGIRSAMPAVRAERLCPNAIFVPPDFVRYKAVSRQVREIFHRHTDLVEPLSLDEAYLDVTQAKTGMQLATEIAQLIRTQIREETELTASAGIAPNKFLAKIASDWRKPDGQFVIAPSRIDAFLLPLKVNRIPGVGKVMDGKLAALGIVTVADLRLRPLEELQAHFGSFGQSLYRRARGIDERPVEPDQDVQSVSSEDTFSEDLALDALDTHILRLAEKTWLATRRTERIGRTVVLKLKTSNFRILTRSCTPEQPPVSQEALAQIALALTRRVELPAQTRYRLVGVGLSGFSNVEEGAVQGQLFGEIPQAE
- a CDS encoding PLP-dependent cysteine synthase family protein; protein product: MSQRQWVAAAIQKIEADFNRSADTHLIPMDLQGYPGIDLYFKDESSHPTGSLKHRLARSLFLYALTNGWLRAGRPVIEASSGSTAISEAYFARLLGVPFIAVMPASTSPEKIAAIEFQGGRCHLVARACDLDSASHQLAHETGGHFMDQFTYAERATDWRANNNIAESIFKQLAEEPHPIPDWIVCSPGTGGTSATLGRYVRYRRHATRILCADPEVSVFFDGYCRTVDGHCPKELAITGGSRIEGIGRPRVESSFIASCVDVMIKVPDALSLAAMRHVSATLGRRVGGSTGTNFVGVLHAARRMRDEGRQGSIVTILCDAGERYAHSYYDPAWYVAREIDVSDNDAAIALAVNGGDLPALPCAALE
- a CDS encoding TfoX/Sxy family protein, with translation MTTERMRNIGPKSAAWLRQVGLRTRQDLQEVGAVGAFVKVRRAGFKPSLNLLYSLEGALADCHWQDVPEARRHALLAEYEAASALLPVRGRAVGGPVETVHYARADNDDTHGDADTTPDFDDVADADQARDD
- the gph gene encoding phosphoglycolate phosphatase (PGP is an essential enzyme in the glycolate salvage pathway in higher organisms (photorespiration in plants). Phosphoglycolate results from the oxidase activity of RubisCO in the Calvin cycle when concentrations of carbon dioxide are low relative to oxygen. This enzyme is a member of the Haloacid Dehalogenase (HAD) superfamily of aspartate-nucleophile hydrolase enzymes (PF00702).); amino-acid sequence: MFPYSLVIFDLDGTLVDSAPNIAEALNGTLQELGLQQFSEARIRSWIGEGVHVLLATALRDVGSTRNVDAAMPVMMRHYEASLLHNPPLYPGVAEALAGLRDAGATLALCTNKPSRFIAPLLDHLGIAAHFSSVLGGDSLPQRKPDPAPLLQLARHFQRSPQHCLMVGDSATDAAAANAANMPLAMVRYGYLRGFDVQTSGAVAIIDDMRELLALK